One region of Candidatus Omnitrophota bacterium genomic DNA includes:
- a CDS encoding SH3 domain-containing protein — protein sequence MKLSFCARFFLCAVACLVFPFNLSYASKGSLEGGPFTGTVSGDRVNVRAADSISSEVVCQLKKGEEINVLGLKGKWYKIELPKKALVYVTKSKVSKKDGRTVISEDKINVRAAGTVSSSIVCRLNKGTAVKIRKEYLDWYEIEAPKGSCGWVSSDYVNSDGNSEVPKPADLPEKLAQLDASYAAELKKPLREIELKWILERYQKFAAEYKDTPEEKEALLKAEGIKLKMAEIGHLKAKEDYDAKIKNISTPRPGEAPMVSGLVDNVGKVHGRLSQFKIVKDGKSLGYLTSSKVDLNRYIHLPVNVWGIRKDVNGTALYEADAVQIIE from the coding sequence GTGAAACTTTCTTTTTGTGCAAGGTTTTTTCTCTGCGCTGTAGCCTGCCTTGTTTTTCCTTTTAACCTTTCATACGCGTCGAAAGGATCGCTCGAAGGCGGGCCCTTTACCGGGACCGTCTCCGGTGACCGGGTGAATGTGAGGGCCGCCGACAGTATCTCTTCCGAGGTTGTTTGCCAGTTGAAAAAAGGGGAAGAGATAAACGTGCTGGGGCTTAAGGGCAAATGGTATAAGATAGAGCTCCCGAAGAAGGCGCTCGTCTATGTCACCAAGTCCAAGGTCTCAAAGAAAGACGGCCGGACGGTGATCTCGGAAGACAAGATCAACGTCAGGGCCGCGGGCACCGTTTCCTCATCCATCGTCTGCCGCCTGAATAAAGGCACGGCGGTCAAGATACGCAAGGAATACCTTGACTGGTATGAGATAGAGGCCCCCAAGGGTTCATGCGGGTGGGTATCCTCTGATTATGTCAATAGTGACGGAAACTCCGAAGTCCCGAAGCCCGCAGACCTGCCTGAAAAATTAGCCCAGCTTGACGCTTCATACGCGGCGGAGCTTAAGAAGCCCTTACGCGAGATAGAGCTCAAGTGGATCCTCGAGAGATACCAGAAATTCGCCGCCGAATACAAAGACACTCCCGAGGAGAAAGAAGCGCTGCTTAAGGCGGAAGGGATAAAATTAAAAATGGCCGAGATAGGGCATCTAAAGGCGAAAGAGGATTACGACGCCAAGATAAAAAATATCTCCACGCCGCGGCCCGGAGAGGCGCCAATGGTCTCGGGGCTGGTCGATAATGTGGGCAAGGTCCACGGACGCTTAAGCCAGTTTAAGATCGTCAAAGACGGCAAGTCCCTGGGCTATCTTACAAGCTCAAAGGTCGACCTTAACCGCTATATCCACCTTCCGGTGAACGTCTGGGGCATAAGGAAGGACGTGAACGGGACGGCGCTCTACGAGGCTGACGCGGTACAAAT
- a CDS encoding SPOR domain-containing protein — translation MPPLNTQKQQQELFDEFVVVKKTRGRFFGVLNKFDKQIFPQYRLALSIRYETLFIILIGVALVAAIIFSLGVERGRSLNSADVEAPAPVEPVVEAPSVKPAPLPVAEAPKTLPKAPEPVKTVAVKPVVSAAASAADKPFTIQVASYKGRDAAEKELSRVKATGYTGEIIKKGNYFILCVGSFATKDAAKQTLAAMGKKYKGCLVRKR, via the coding sequence ATGCCGCCTTTAAATACCCAAAAACAACAGCAAGAGCTGTTTGATGAGTTTGTAGTAGTAAAGAAGACGAGGGGAAGGTTTTTCGGCGTATTGAACAAGTTCGATAAGCAGATCTTCCCGCAGTATCGTCTGGCTTTGTCTATTCGTTATGAGACGCTGTTCATAATCCTGATCGGCGTCGCTCTTGTGGCGGCTATCATCTTTTCTCTGGGAGTGGAAAGAGGAAGGAGCTTGAACAGCGCGGACGTGGAAGCCCCGGCCCCGGTCGAACCGGTTGTCGAGGCTCCGTCTGTAAAGCCGGCGCCGCTGCCGGTTGCCGAAGCGCCAAAGACGCTTCCGAAGGCCCCGGAGCCCGTTAAAACGGTTGCCGTCAAACCGGTTGTAAGCGCCGCGGCATCGGCCGCGGATAAGCCTTTTACGATACAAGTGGCTTCATACAAGGGCCGCGACGCTGCGGAAAAAGAGCTCTCACGGGTCAAGGCCACGGGTTATACCGGCGAGATAATAAAAAAGGGCAATTATTTCATTTTGTGCGTCGGTTCATTCGCCACGAAAGATGCGGCGAAACAGACGCTTGCAGCGATGGGAAAGAAGTATAAAGGGTGCCTGGTAAGAAAACGCTAA
- a CDS encoding small basic protein, with amino-acid sequence MSIHPSLRPSKGKGHRSVFKRFERIKMLSEKDKWKEDQSVFGLPKVKSVKIKVKKEKVEKVAAEGAVAAPGSAGTAPAAGAAPAGAKPAAAAPGKKEQAKSKEGK; translated from the coding sequence ATGTCGATCCATCCAAGTCTGCGTCCTTCCAAAGGGAAGGGCCATAGGTCGGTTTTTAAGAGGTTCGAACGTATAAAAATGCTGTCGGAAAAAGACAAGTGGAAGGAAGATCAGTCCGTATTCGGCCTTCCTAAGGTCAAGTCCGTGAAGATCAAGGTCAAAAAAGAGAAGGTCGAGAAAGTCGCGGCTGAAGGTGCCGTAGCGGCTCCAGGGTCGGCGGGAACGGCTCCGGCCGCAGGCGCGGCCCCCGCCGGCGCGAAACCGGCGGCAGCGGCTCCGGGCAAGAAGGAGCAGGCAAAATCGAAGGAAGGGAAGTGA
- a CDS encoding deoxyguanosinetriphosphate triphosphohydrolase, which translates to MLTRKEIEEIESKTLAPYAMKAKDSRGREHKEEEHPYRTCYQRDRDRVIHSTAFRRLEYKTQVFVNHEGDYYRTRLTHTLEAAQIAVSIARTLGLNPDLTEAIALAHDIGHPPFGHSGEQELHELMKGHGGFDHNIQGLRVVDLLEERYPDFKGLNLTWEVREGINKHSTPYDRSGGLPQLEPEKSPTLEAQIVDLADEIAYDNHDIDDGLTSGLIKEEEIRDIPLWKKICEEISRAHPSMSNSIRKYQMVRSLINTEVTDLINESGKRIEDFGIASAESARSRPERTIAFSKGLLEERKPLKKFLYDNLYMHKRVVRMADKSKRFIRELFNYYISNPGQLPGAAGREAVDRYRVVCDYIAGMTDRYALDEYIKLFNPYERMQ; encoded by the coding sequence ATGCTCACGCGTAAAGAAATAGAGGAGATAGAGTCGAAGACGCTCGCCCCTTACGCGATGAAGGCGAAGGATTCGAGGGGCAGGGAACATAAGGAAGAGGAACATCCTTATAGGACCTGCTACCAACGCGACAGGGACAGGGTGATACATTCGACCGCTTTCCGCCGCCTGGAATACAAGACGCAGGTCTTCGTAAACCACGAGGGCGATTATTACCGGACGAGGCTGACGCACACCCTCGAGGCAGCGCAGATAGCGGTCTCGATAGCGCGCACCCTAGGCCTGAACCCCGACCTGACCGAGGCGATCGCCCTGGCCCACGATATCGGCCACCCGCCTTTCGGGCATTCCGGGGAGCAGGAACTGCATGAATTGATGAAAGGCCACGGGGGATTCGACCACAACATACAGGGACTTCGCGTCGTGGACCTCCTCGAAGAGAGATACCCGGATTTTAAAGGCCTTAACCTTACATGGGAAGTCAGGGAAGGGATAAACAAGCATTCCACCCCGTATGACAGATCCGGCGGCCTTCCCCAGCTAGAACCCGAGAAATCGCCTACGCTTGAAGCCCAGATAGTAGACCTGGCCGATGAGATAGCATACGACAACCACGACATAGACGACGGATTGACCTCGGGCCTGATAAAGGAAGAAGAGATCCGCGATATACCTTTATGGAAGAAGATCTGCGAGGAGATCTCCAGGGCCCACCCGTCTATGAGCAACAGCATCAGGAAATACCAGATGGTTAGGTCGCTTATAAACACGGAAGTCACGGACCTCATAAATGAATCCGGAAAAAGGATCGAGGATTTCGGGATCGCCTCCGCCGAATCGGCAAGGTCGAGGCCGGAGAGGACTATCGCTTTTTCCAAAGGATTACTTGAAGAGAGGAAACCCCTCAAGAAATTCTTATATGATAATCTTTATATGCACAAGAGGGTAGTGAGGATGGCGGATAAATCGAAACGCTTTATCCGGGAGCTGTTCAATTATTATATCTCGAACCCCGGGCAGCTGCCAGGGGCCGCAGGCCGGGAGGCCGTGGACAGGTACAGGGTGGTCTGCGATTATATCGCGGGGATGACCGACAGGTACGCGCTTGACGAGTACATAAAACTATTTAACCCATACGAGAGGATGCAATGA